From Synoicihabitans lomoniglobus, the proteins below share one genomic window:
- a CDS encoding PIG-L family deacetylase: MFTPLAVLGTMTQAQTAPPSAGVILEDLERLRETARVLYVAAHPDDENTRLIAYLANGRHYQTAYLSLTRGDGGQNLIGPELRDALGVIRTQELLAARRIDGGRQFFSRANDFGYSKSADEALSVWDRQEVLADTVRVIREFRPDVIVTRFSPTRGGTHGHHTGSAVMAVEAFALAGDPQAFADELGHLEPWQPQRVVWNAWSWGGAVHEGALTMEVGGYDAVRGESFGEIAARSRSQHRSQGFGSVGSRGNAAEQFVHLVGDEATTDLMDGVTDTWTRYPGGDAIAMALDAILHGFDPRHPGQSVSALLAVKKALTALPPNDVFVAEKHAQLDQVLAACLGLYAEATVENARVAPGEPLKLTHAVVWRQATPVAVTWQSVRYLADDETVPVGRVLQLNENETLEVTRNLPVDTALTHPYWLELPSTAGMAQVANASLIGTPENEPAYAMVYTFEVGGETLAVPVAPVQVTRDRVRGELRDTLQVIAPVAVSFTQHLEHFKPGETRTITVQATSARAHVEGVLSLDLPTGWTATPLRQEFALSAVGDRTEAAFAVTAPEGTTSVKLGVHAIVGGRRFDRDPQVVAYDHIPVQMLQPTATLTAMSFDLKIRGDRVGFLPGAGDTTAEALTLMGYDVTVLTEADLTADGLAGWDAVVLGIRAFNTRAELADHRAALWDYVKAGGNVIVQYNTNGGLPDGSLGPYPLSISRDRVTDETAAVTLLDPAHPAMTGPNRITAADFDGWVQERGLYFPNEWDAAYTPLLSMADPDEAATQGSLLVAKHGDGYFVYTGLSFFRELPAGVPGAYRLLANLVSLE, from the coding sequence ATGTTCACTCCGCTGGCCGTGCTCGGCACCATGACGCAGGCTCAAACCGCGCCACCGAGTGCGGGGGTGATTTTGGAGGACCTCGAACGGCTGCGCGAAACGGCGCGCGTGCTTTATGTGGCCGCGCATCCTGACGACGAAAATACGCGGCTCATCGCCTACCTCGCCAACGGCCGGCACTACCAAACCGCCTACCTTTCGCTCACGCGCGGCGACGGCGGGCAGAATCTGATCGGTCCGGAGTTGCGCGATGCGCTGGGCGTGATCCGCACGCAGGAGCTGCTGGCGGCGCGGCGCATCGACGGGGGGCGCCAGTTTTTCTCCCGCGCCAACGATTTCGGGTATTCAAAAAGTGCTGACGAGGCATTGAGCGTGTGGGACCGGCAGGAGGTGCTGGCCGACACCGTGCGCGTGATCCGCGAGTTTCGCCCCGACGTCATTGTCACGCGATTTTCTCCGACCCGCGGCGGCACCCATGGGCATCACACCGGTTCGGCGGTGATGGCCGTGGAGGCGTTCGCATTGGCGGGCGATCCGCAGGCATTTGCCGATGAGCTGGGTCATCTCGAACCGTGGCAACCGCAGCGCGTGGTGTGGAATGCGTGGAGCTGGGGCGGCGCGGTGCACGAGGGCGCTTTGACGATGGAAGTCGGGGGCTACGATGCCGTGCGCGGGGAGTCGTTTGGGGAGATTGCGGCGCGCTCGCGGTCGCAACACCGGAGCCAGGGCTTTGGGTCGGTCGGCAGTCGGGGCAATGCCGCAGAACAGTTCGTGCATTTGGTGGGTGACGAGGCGACGACGGATTTGATGGATGGCGTCACCGATACCTGGACCCGTTATCCCGGCGGCGATGCGATCGCCATGGCGTTGGATGCGATTCTCCACGGCTTCGACCCGCGTCATCCCGGTCAAAGTGTGTCGGCATTGCTGGCCGTGAAAAAAGCCCTGACCGCTCTGCCGCCGAACGACGTATTTGTGGCGGAAAAACACGCGCAGCTGGACCAGGTTCTCGCCGCTTGTCTGGGGCTCTATGCGGAGGCAACGGTCGAAAACGCCCGGGTCGCACCGGGAGAGCCGCTCAAGCTCACGCATGCGGTGGTGTGGCGCCAGGCGACTCCGGTCGCCGTGACTTGGCAGAGCGTTCGCTACCTCGCGGACGACGAAACTGTTCCGGTCGGCCGGGTGTTGCAATTGAATGAAAACGAAACCCTGGAGGTTACGCGTAACCTTCCAGTGGATACGGCGTTGACGCACCCGTATTGGCTGGAGTTGCCCAGCACGGCGGGCATGGCGCAAGTGGCGAATGCTTCGCTCATCGGCACGCCGGAGAACGAGCCCGCGTATGCGATGGTCTATACCTTCGAGGTCGGCGGCGAAACGCTCGCGGTCCCGGTGGCGCCGGTGCAGGTCACCCGCGACCGGGTGCGCGGCGAGCTGCGCGACACGTTGCAAGTGATCGCACCGGTCGCGGTTTCGTTCACGCAACATCTGGAGCATTTCAAGCCCGGGGAAACCCGAACCATAACGGTGCAAGCCACCTCTGCGCGGGCCCATGTGGAAGGTGTCCTGAGTCTCGATCTGCCGACGGGTTGGACGGCGACGCCGCTTCGGCAGGAGTTTGCCTTGTCGGCGGTGGGGGATCGCACGGAAGCGGCCTTTGCCGTGACGGCGCCCGAGGGCACCACATCGGTTAAACTGGGGGTTCACGCCATCGTGGGTGGTCGCCGCTTTGATCGCGACCCGCAGGTGGTGGCCTATGATCACATTCCGGTGCAAATGCTGCAGCCGACCGCAACGCTGACGGCGATGAGTTTCGATCTGAAAATCCGGGGCGACCGCGTCGGCTTCCTGCCGGGGGCCGGAGACACCACGGCCGAAGCGCTGACATTGATGGGCTATGATGTGACCGTCTTGACCGAGGCAGATCTCACGGCTGACGGACTGGCCGGATGGGATGCGGTGGTGCTGGGTATTCGTGCTTTCAATACGAGAGCGGAACTGGCCGACCACCGCGCGGCGCTGTGGGACTATGTGAAAGCCGGGGGCAACGTGATCGTGCAATACAACACGAACGGCGGACTGCCCGACGGGAGTCTCGGTCCCTACCCGTTGAGCATTTCGCGCGACCGCGTGACCGATGAGACGGCGGCGGTCACGCTGCTCGATCCGGCGCACCCGGCCATGACCGGACCGAACCGGATTACGGCGGCCGATTTCGACGGCTGGGTGCAGGAGCGTGGTTTGTATTTCCCGAATGAGTGGGACGCCGCCTACACGCCGTTGCTCAGCATGGCCGATCCGGACGAAGCCGCTACCCAGGGTAGTCTCTTGGTGGCCAAACACGGTGACGGTTACTTCGTCTACACGGGATTATCATTCTTCCGCGAGCTGCCCGCTGGTGTGCCCGGAGCCTATCGGTTGCTGGCAAATCTCGTGTCGCTCGAGTGA
- a CDS encoding rhomboid family intramembrane serine protease — MTRDDQPPLDAANLTDDEAPDDRIVVGRYASHPAAQERSLVALAMGEACWLEPDPEAVRPGGQILLVAPASAAIVREQLARFERESAYWPPRAPVEPTPDNPHRGLFPPLLWGLAIVWVYRMQQIAPGITDWGMLDARAVWHSGELWRPFTALFLHADIGHMVSNLISGWFILRTWFCLEPLWSAWARLLGSSVLANALVAIIALSGGHHSIGASTTVFAGLGLLTGRALRRRGQPGRWRPLLIPAAAGLAILGLYGAGDAQTDVLAHVAGFGCGTAIAALIKRP; from the coding sequence ATGACCCGGGACGACCAGCCACCACTCGATGCCGCCAACCTCACGGATGACGAGGCTCCGGACGATCGCATCGTCGTTGGGCGCTACGCCAGCCACCCAGCGGCGCAGGAGCGCAGCTTGGTGGCGCTGGCGATGGGCGAAGCGTGTTGGCTGGAACCCGACCCCGAAGCAGTCCGCCCCGGCGGCCAGATCCTGCTTGTCGCACCGGCATCGGCCGCGATCGTGCGCGAGCAACTCGCCCGCTTTGAACGCGAATCCGCCTATTGGCCACCCCGTGCGCCCGTGGAACCAACGCCCGACAATCCTCACCGCGGACTGTTTCCTCCCCTCCTGTGGGGACTGGCCATCGTGTGGGTATATCGCATGCAACAAATCGCCCCCGGTATCACCGACTGGGGGATGCTCGACGCCCGGGCGGTTTGGCACTCAGGCGAACTCTGGCGTCCTTTTACGGCGCTTTTTCTGCATGCCGACATCGGGCACATGGTCTCCAACCTGATCTCGGGTTGGTTCATTCTGCGCACCTGGTTTTGTCTCGAACCCCTCTGGTCCGCGTGGGCGCGCCTGCTTGGTTCCTCCGTTCTGGCCAACGCGCTTGTAGCCATCATCGCCCTTTCCGGCGGCCACCATTCAATCGGTGCGTCCACCACGGTGTTCGCTGGGCTCGGATTGCTCACGGGCCGGGCCCTGCGTCGTCGGGGACAACCGGGGCGCTGGCGTCCCCTCCTCATTCCCGCCGCCGCCGGGTTGGCAATCCTGGGTCTCTACGGCGCCGGCGACGCGCAAACCGATGTGCTCGCCCACGTCGCCGGATTTGGCTGCGGCACGGCAATCGCGGCTCTGATCAAGCGCCCCTAA
- a CDS encoding FG-GAP-like repeat-containing protein — protein MKYFGFTALSLGFTLLGSVQAATDAPLSEFGLSFVPDYTFEGSSLSGWRAWGDADWQASDGEVLGQGGPKGGWLVFERGLQDVGIHAKFKATVGTQVGVLLRIEPVDAGYRGVLLELAGEEIASFSVVLDNDGNEINREELRYAGGIMYRMAPPPDESGRHRNRPRAEPPADLPVTAPDTSYRVDDWNQIETFLETNVIRSFLNDGREVGGAVGGDAALTGFGPIALRVGGTGEVRFKDVMVKDIAFRQTPAETTSPQFEVQRVSEFYYSWGSAAADFNRDGHIDVVAGPYVYYGPEFTDFREIYVAVAKGPSQEFVADNHQFAHDVNGDGWPDVISGWTNPAVYLNPQGESRRWAKYNPIPRTQSETTLFTDIDGDGRPELVYASGQQFRYAKPDASESWTEINISEAGYALSHGIGTGDINGDGRVDILGATGWWEQPESLNPDKTWAYHPVAFGRYGNRSGNIGGSVMAVYDANGDGLNDVVTSLNAHGFGLAWYEQQREADGAITFVRHMISDDYSQPSAGGVTFSQAHAATSADLDGDGMMEFIIGKRAFTHLDNLYDPDAYGPPVLYAYRAVRNTDAPGGAEFVPELIHNRSGVGSQITALDLNDDGAVDLLTSNNRGTFIFWNKRAAK, from the coding sequence ATGAAGTATTTCGGTTTTACCGCCCTTTCACTTGGTTTCACGCTGCTGGGCTCTGTGCAGGCGGCGACTGACGCGCCGCTTTCGGAGTTCGGTCTGAGTTTCGTTCCGGACTACACCTTTGAAGGTTCCAGCCTAAGCGGTTGGCGCGCGTGGGGCGATGCTGACTGGCAGGCCAGTGACGGCGAAGTCCTGGGCCAGGGTGGCCCGAAAGGCGGCTGGTTGGTCTTCGAGCGCGGGCTGCAGGACGTGGGGATTCACGCCAAATTCAAGGCCACCGTTGGCACGCAGGTCGGGGTGTTGTTGCGCATCGAGCCCGTCGACGCGGGTTACCGGGGCGTGTTGCTGGAGCTGGCGGGCGAGGAAATCGCATCCTTCAGCGTCGTGCTCGATAACGATGGAAATGAAATCAACCGCGAGGAACTGCGCTACGCTGGTGGCATCATGTATCGCATGGCGCCCCCGCCCGACGAGTCGGGTCGCCACCGCAATCGGCCACGCGCGGAGCCGCCCGCGGATTTACCGGTGACGGCGCCCGATACGAGTTACCGCGTGGACGACTGGAACCAGATCGAGACCTTTTTGGAGACCAATGTCATTCGCAGTTTTCTGAACGATGGCCGGGAAGTCGGTGGCGCAGTGGGCGGTGACGCGGCGTTGACCGGTTTCGGACCGATCGCGCTCCGGGTCGGGGGCACTGGGGAGGTGCGTTTCAAAGACGTGATGGTGAAGGATATCGCGTTTCGGCAAACTCCGGCCGAGACGACTTCGCCGCAGTTTGAAGTGCAGCGGGTCAGTGAGTTTTACTACTCATGGGGTTCGGCGGCCGCCGATTTCAACCGCGATGGGCACATCGATGTCGTGGCGGGCCCCTACGTTTATTACGGCCCGGAGTTCACGGATTTTCGTGAAATCTATGTGGCGGTGGCCAAGGGGCCGTCGCAGGAGTTCGTGGCCGACAACCATCAGTTCGCGCACGACGTCAATGGCGATGGTTGGCCGGACGTGATCAGCGGGTGGACGAACCCGGCCGTTTACCTCAACCCGCAAGGCGAGTCACGACGCTGGGCCAAGTATAACCCGATTCCCCGCACCCAGAGTGAGACCACCTTGTTCACCGACATCGACGGCGACGGTCGGCCGGAGTTGGTCTACGCTTCCGGGCAACAATTTCGCTACGCCAAACCGGACGCGTCGGAAAGCTGGACCGAGATCAATATTTCCGAAGCAGGTTACGCCTTGTCGCACGGCATCGGCACGGGCGACATCAATGGCGATGGCCGTGTCGATATCCTCGGCGCGACCGGCTGGTGGGAACAGCCGGAGAGTCTGAACCCGGACAAGACGTGGGCCTACCATCCGGTGGCGTTTGGTCGTTATGGCAATCGCTCCGGCAACATTGGCGGATCAGTCATGGCCGTTTACGACGCGAACGGCGACGGGCTGAACGACGTGGTCACCAGCCTCAACGCGCACGGCTTCGGGCTGGCGTGGTATGAACAACAGCGCGAGGCGGACGGCGCGATCACCTTCGTGCGCCACATGATCAGTGACGACTATTCGCAACCCAGCGCGGGCGGGGTGACGTTTTCGCAAGCTCACGCCGCGACCTCTGCGGACCTCGATGGCGACGGCATGATGGAGTTCATCATCGGCAAACGCGCCTTCACCCATCTGGACAACCTCTACGATCCCGATGCTTACGGGCCGCCGGTGTTGTATGCGTATCGCGCGGTAAGAAACACCGACGCCCCCGGCGGGGCCGAGTTCGTGCCGGAGTTGATTCACAACCGCTCTGGCGTGGGCTCGCAGATCACGGCTCTCGATCTCAACGACGACGGTGCGGTCGATCTGCTCACCTCGAACAATCGCGGCACGTTCATTTTTTGGAACAAGCGAGCGGCGAAATAG
- a CDS encoding carboxypeptidase regulatory-like domain-containing protein, which yields MHSFLFSFSRMRARLLLCAALTLSPLLGFAQLVNLSVNAQIGSSTFVVGFVITGDSPRSIMVRAVGPGLIQFGVPNVNANPMLTLYQGPNVIGQNDDWDDNANEAAALTAAASVSGAFALSANSPDAALVTTLSPGAYTVAVNGSQGAIGQALIEVYEIPYVVSAQTGVVRGAIRDGLSGELLPNTTVTFFGSANSPIASTVTDAAGEYSVTLNAGTALATISRAGYASTSMTAEVAANSTVQVDTILFAPNRAGNGTVSGAITNALNGQNLSGATLTFRAGVGATSGAALATTTTAFDGSFSVALPSGTYTCEVLASGFVTARFVCAAVGGENIAQQNFSASPVLAENEVRVVLTWGSAPSDLDSHLTGPANGTSRFHIYYASRGSLTGLPNAALDVDDTSSFGPETITLTARRAGTYRYSVHNFSALSSTTSTVMSNNSDALVRVFAGSGEVGRFRVPTGQVGNLWTVFEMDGTTGLITPVNTLSNQSSPGAVTSHATDSTDAALMRDLPPKVPHNN from the coding sequence ATGCACTCGTTTCTCTTCTCGTTCTCCCGGATGCGCGCCCGTTTGCTACTCTGCGCGGCACTTACGTTGAGCCCGCTGCTCGGCTTCGCTCAGTTGGTCAACTTGTCCGTCAACGCCCAGATCGGTTCCTCCACGTTCGTGGTGGGTTTCGTGATCACCGGGGACAGCCCCCGCTCGATCATGGTCCGCGCCGTCGGGCCCGGTCTGATTCAGTTCGGCGTGCCCAACGTCAACGCCAACCCGATGCTCACCCTGTATCAGGGTCCCAACGTCATCGGGCAAAACGACGATTGGGACGACAACGCGAACGAGGCCGCCGCCCTCACCGCCGCCGCCTCGGTGAGTGGCGCATTTGCCTTGTCCGCCAATTCCCCCGATGCCGCCTTGGTCACCACGTTGAGTCCCGGGGCTTACACCGTCGCGGTGAACGGCAGTCAGGGTGCCATCGGCCAGGCCCTGATCGAGGTCTACGAGATTCCCTACGTGGTCTCGGCCCAGACCGGCGTCGTGCGCGGCGCGATTCGCGACGGCCTGAGTGGCGAATTGTTGCCCAACACCACCGTGACCTTCTTCGGGTCGGCCAATTCCCCCATTGCCTCCACCGTCACCGATGCGGCCGGCGAATACAGCGTGACGCTCAACGCCGGCACCGCTCTCGCCACCATCTCGCGCGCCGGCTACGCTTCGACGTCCATGACCGCTGAGGTCGCCGCCAACTCGACCGTGCAGGTGGATACCATCCTGTTCGCCCCCAACCGCGCGGGCAACGGCACCGTCTCGGGCGCGATCACCAATGCACTGAATGGTCAAAACCTCAGCGGCGCCACGCTGACCTTCCGCGCCGGTGTCGGCGCGACCAGTGGAGCGGCGCTCGCCACCACCACCACCGCGTTTGACGGCAGCTTTTCGGTCGCTTTGCCCAGTGGAACCTACACCTGCGAAGTGCTCGCCTCGGGTTTTGTTACGGCTCGGTTCGTCTGCGCCGCCGTCGGCGGTGAGAATATCGCCCAACAAAACTTCTCGGCCTCACCGGTGCTCGCCGAAAACGAAGTCCGCGTTGTGCTCACTTGGGGCAGCGCGCCGTCTGATCTCGATTCCCACCTCACCGGACCAGCCAATGGCACCAGTCGCTTCCATATCTACTACGCTTCCCGCGGCAGCCTGACAGGATTGCCCAATGCTGCGCTCGACGTGGACGACACATCGTCATTCGGACCCGAAACGATCACGCTGACGGCCCGACGGGCAGGCACCTACCGCTATTCGGTCCACAACTTCTCCGCTCTTTCGTCGACCACCAGCACGGTCATGTCGAACAACTCCGACGCCTTGGTGCGGGTGTTCGCCGGCTCGGGCGAAGTCGGTCGGTTCCGCGTGCCCACCGGTCAGGTCGGCAACCTGTGGACGGTCTTTGAAATGGACGGAACCACCGGCCTGATCACCCCCGTCAACACCCTCAGCAACCAGTCGAGCCCCGGCGCCGTGACCAGCCACGCCACCGACTCAACGGACGCCGCCCTGATGCGGGACCTCCCCCCCAAAGTGCCGCACAACAACTAA
- a CDS encoding low molecular weight protein-tyrosine-phosphatase: MSARPLRILFVCMGNICRSPAGEGVLTKLVTEAGLAERIGIDSAGTIGMHAGDRADSRMRAAAARRRYDLTSRARQVVAADLDAFDLILTMDEDNHRGVLALASTDEQRARVQSFCSFCEHHSETAVPDPYYGGPQGFEHVLDLLEDGCQGVLAWAQARL; the protein is encoded by the coding sequence ATGTCCGCCCGCCCTCTCCGCATCCTCTTCGTCTGCATGGGTAACATTTGCCGTTCGCCGGCCGGTGAAGGCGTGCTGACCAAGCTGGTGACCGAGGCGGGTTTGGCTGAGCGCATCGGCATCGATTCCGCCGGCACGATCGGCATGCACGCCGGCGATCGGGCCGACTCCCGCATGCGGGCCGCCGCCGCGCGACGCCGTTACGATCTCACCAGTCGCGCCCGCCAAGTGGTGGCCGCCGACCTCGACGCGTTTGACCTCATCCTGACGATGGACGAAGACAACCATCGCGGCGTGCTCGCCCTCGCCTCCACCGACGAGCAGCGCGCCCGCGTGCAGTCTTTTTGTTCGTTCTGCGAACATCATTCAGAGACCGCAGTCCCCGATCCCTACTACGGTGGGCCGCAAGGATTCGAACACGTCCTCGACCTGCTCGAAGACGGTTGTCAGGGCGTGTTGGCGTGGGCGCAGGCGAGACTGTAA